A single window of Lysobacter oculi DNA harbors:
- a CDS encoding hybrid sensor histidine kinase/response regulator yields MMRRIATCLLALAGACTMAAPQAQVPENPRFRLLGSRHGLPTTVVNALERDRLGFVWVATSDGLARYDGHGFRVWRHDAADPRSISGNTVQAIHVDARDRVWTSSEFGGIDMLDAARAGFRHWRSADYPQLRTDDIFAFASQGDRLWIGTGGGGMYGMDLAGKPSDWVPTPVPGVLPSDVVMDIAIEKDGRVCVATTGGLAVLESGRLRGEPLPGAVPMPMVYELWVDGASLWAGTSAGIFRREAAGRWRRLPYADMFERPNAATSFARDLDGSMWIGSQRGLWRVTGDSARPYPVKSESAWPREGIDAMMGEPEGGLWVAASGVGVGHLPSDWRSLAVIRRDGESQGAHHYGVVASARAGGIWLGGAQGHIERVDAQGVAEVVDADVRRRLPERMPFFMTEDAHGQLWLGYGRDGLWRLGRDGRLDSWRRVTDRHAPPAESYDHIAPTRDGKVWLALSGKGLELRDAVTGRLLRQFPLAGDDVGDGEILDMRMGPDERLWVAGSFGLGWLDETSGRLVMPSGLRGRRVHVFDFIDGDALWLHAADGLSRHVRGKDEWRRTDGLPAGRELPSLKPGSLRVDARGRVWLSSQRGLLRWDPRTAHMARFGVDQGFDSQEFVDGGMTVDDRGMLAAVAYDGSVVLVDTRFPDPPARVPTLRIDRVDVRRNGEWAAQPLAGALEFGPDEREFRLTGNLLAFDDPTGTRYWSRLEGFDSGWMDQGAQGERVFTGLAPGRYRLRMRAMDAAGNAAREQQLEFRVQPPWWRTWTALWIYSVVVLGLLAWAALDYRRRLARAHALALAEQKRTLAEQASEAKTRFLATLGHEIRTPMTGVLGMAELLQSTPLDAGQRGQVDAILRAGGHLLRLLNDALDLARIEAEKLVLADDAFDLHALIEEAEALMKPLAARKGLRFVLALPATVPRVFIGDRTRIGQILFNLLGNAIKFTECGEVGLAVDVEPRGGLRFVIHDTGPGLSDAQRQRLFRRFEQAEGARTSARYGGSGLGLAISQELAAAMGGRIDIDSTPGCGARFSVMLPLPVALVAAAASNAISPDVPDSMQLLLVEDDETVAEVVTSLLRGLGHAVRHVPHGLAALAEAASSRFDAALLDLDLPGIDGFVLARQLRINGFAGPLLAVTARADTEAESRAREVGFDAFVRKPVSAVILSEGLREAAQARARAKAG; encoded by the coding sequence ATGATGCGAAGGATCGCAACCTGCCTGCTCGCGCTGGCAGGCGCCTGCACGATGGCCGCGCCGCAAGCGCAGGTGCCGGAGAACCCGCGCTTCCGCCTGCTGGGTTCGCGCCATGGCCTGCCGACCACGGTGGTCAACGCGCTGGAGCGCGACCGGCTCGGCTTCGTCTGGGTCGCCACCAGCGACGGGCTCGCCCGCTACGACGGCCACGGCTTCCGCGTCTGGCGGCATGACGCGGCCGATCCGCGTTCGATCTCCGGCAACACCGTGCAGGCGATCCACGTCGACGCGCGGGATCGCGTGTGGACCTCCAGCGAATTCGGCGGCATCGACATGCTCGACGCCGCGCGCGCAGGGTTCCGCCACTGGCGCAGCGCCGATTACCCGCAACTCCGCACTGACGACATCTTCGCCTTCGCCAGCCAGGGCGACCGGCTGTGGATCGGCACCGGGGGCGGCGGGATGTACGGGATGGATCTCGCGGGCAAGCCTTCGGATTGGGTGCCTACGCCCGTGCCGGGGGTTTTACCGTCGGACGTCGTCATGGACATCGCCATCGAAAAGGACGGCCGCGTATGTGTCGCCACCACGGGGGGGCTGGCGGTGCTGGAGTCGGGCCGGCTGCGCGGCGAACCGCTCCCGGGCGCCGTGCCGATGCCCATGGTCTACGAACTGTGGGTGGACGGCGCAAGCCTGTGGGCGGGGACATCGGCGGGCATTTTCCGGCGCGAGGCCGCGGGGCGCTGGCGGCGCCTCCCCTATGCCGACATGTTCGAACGGCCGAATGCAGCGACAAGCTTCGCGCGGGATCTCGACGGGTCGATGTGGATCGGCAGCCAGCGCGGCCTGTGGCGCGTCACCGGCGACAGCGCCAGGCCATACCCGGTCAAGTCCGAGTCGGCGTGGCCGCGCGAGGGCATCGACGCGATGATGGGCGAGCCCGAAGGCGGCCTGTGGGTGGCCGCGTCCGGCGTTGGCGTGGGCCATCTGCCGTCCGACTGGCGGTCGCTGGCCGTCATCCGGCGCGACGGCGAATCCCAAGGGGCGCACCATTACGGCGTGGTGGCCAGCGCGCGCGCCGGCGGCATCTGGCTGGGTGGCGCGCAGGGCCACATCGAACGCGTGGATGCGCAGGGCGTGGCCGAAGTGGTCGACGCGGACGTGCGTCGCCGGCTGCCGGAACGCATGCCGTTCTTCATGACCGAAGATGCCCACGGCCAGCTGTGGCTGGGCTATGGACGCGACGGGCTCTGGCGGCTGGGCCGCGACGGCCGGCTCGACAGCTGGCGGCGCGTCACGGACAGGCACGCTCCGCCGGCGGAGAGTTACGACCACATCGCCCCGACCCGTGACGGAAAGGTGTGGCTTGCGCTTTCCGGCAAGGGGCTGGAGCTGCGTGACGCGGTCACCGGCCGACTGCTGCGCCAGTTCCCGCTGGCGGGTGATGACGTGGGCGATGGCGAGATCCTCGACATGCGCATGGGGCCGGATGAGCGGCTGTGGGTGGCCGGCAGCTTCGGGCTGGGGTGGCTTGACGAGACGTCCGGCCGCCTGGTCATGCCATCGGGCTTGCGCGGCCGCCGGGTGCATGTCTTCGATTTCATCGATGGCGATGCGCTCTGGCTGCATGCGGCGGACGGATTGTCCCGCCATGTCCGCGGCAAGGACGAGTGGCGCAGAACCGACGGCCTGCCGGCGGGACGGGAACTGCCTTCCCTGAAACCGGGCAGCCTGCGCGTGGATGCGCGCGGGCGCGTCTGGCTCAGCAGCCAGCGCGGCCTGCTTCGATGGGATCCGCGGACCGCCCACATGGCGCGGTTCGGCGTCGATCAGGGCTTCGACAGCCAGGAGTTCGTGGATGGCGGCATGACCGTGGATGACCGGGGCATGCTGGCCGCCGTGGCGTACGACGGCAGCGTGGTGCTTGTCGACACCCGCTTCCCCGATCCGCCCGCGCGCGTCCCCACGCTCCGCATCGATCGCGTCGATGTCCGCCGCAACGGCGAGTGGGCCGCGCAGCCGCTGGCCGGCGCGCTGGAGTTCGGTCCCGATGAGCGCGAGTTCCGCCTCACCGGCAACCTGCTGGCCTTCGACGATCCCACCGGCACGCGCTACTGGAGCCGGCTGGAAGGCTTCGACAGCGGCTGGATGGACCAGGGCGCGCAGGGCGAACGCGTGTTCACCGGCCTCGCGCCTGGGCGCTACCGCTTGCGCATGCGCGCGATGGACGCCGCCGGCAATGCCGCGCGCGAACAGCAGCTGGAATTCCGCGTGCAGCCGCCATGGTGGCGCACCTGGACAGCGCTGTGGATCTACAGCGTCGTCGTACTCGGGCTGCTGGCCTGGGCCGCGCTCGACTATCGCCGCCGTCTGGCCCGCGCCCACGCGCTGGCGCTGGCCGAGCAGAAACGCACGCTCGCCGAGCAGGCGTCGGAGGCCAAGACGCGCTTCCTCGCCACCCTCGGCCACGAGATCCGCACGCCGATGACCGGGGTATTGGGGATGGCGGAGCTCCTGCAGTCCACGCCGCTCGATGCCGGCCAGCGCGGTCAGGTCGATGCCATCCTGCGTGCCGGCGGCCACCTGCTGCGGCTGCTCAATGATGCGCTGGACCTGGCGCGCATCGAGGCCGAAAAACTGGTGCTGGCCGATGACGCCTTCGACCTGCACGCGCTCATCGAGGAAGCCGAGGCCCTGATGAAGCCGCTGGCCGCACGCAAGGGGCTGCGCTTCGTGCTTGCGTTGCCGGCCACGGTGCCGCGCGTGTTCATCGGCGACCGCACCCGCATCGGGCAGATCCTGTTCAACCTGCTCGGCAACGCGATCAAGTTCACCGAGTGCGGCGAAGTGGGCTTGGCGGTGGATGTGGAACCGCGGGGCGGCCTGCGCTTCGTCATCCACGACACCGGGCCCGGTCTCAGCGACGCGCAGCGGCAGCGCCTGTTCCGGCGCTTCGAGCAGGCCGAGGGCGCGCGGACCAGCGCCCGTTACGGCGGCAGCGGGCTGGGGCTGGCGATCAGCCAGGAACTGGCGGCGGCGATGGGGGGCCGCATCGACATCGACAGCACGCCGGGCTGTGGCGCGCGTTTCAGCGTGATGTTGCCGCTGCCCGTGGCGCTGGTCGCGGCTGCCGCCTCAAACGCGATATCGCCCGATGTGCCGGACTCGATGCAGCTGCTGCTGGTGGAAGACGACGAGACCGTCGCCGAAGTCGTCACCAGCCTGCTGCGCGGGTTGGGCCATGCGGTGCGCCACGTTCCGCACGGGCTGGCGGCGCTGGCCGAAGCGGCTTCGTCGCGCTTCGATGCGGCGCTGCTGGATCTCGACCTGCCGGGCATCGACGGCTTCGTGCTGGCCCGCCAACTGCGGATCAACGGCTTTGCCGGCCCGCTGCTCGCGGTCACCGCGCGCGCCGATACGGAAGCCGAGTCGCGCGCCCGCGAGGTCGGTTTCGATGCCTTCGTGCGCAAGCCGGTCAGCGCGGTGATCCTGTCCGAAGGCCTGCGCGAGGCGGCGCAGGCCCGGGCCCGCGCGAAGGCGGGCTAG
- the hemE gene encoding uroporphyrinogen decarboxylase, with translation MTPKNDRFLRALRREPVDCTPVWLMRQAGRYLPEYRATRKEAGSFLAMAKNPEIACEVTLQPLRRFPLDAAILFSDILTVPDAMGLGLYFVEGEGPKFERPVRDAAAVAKLAVPDMETELRYVMDAVRTIRRELDDAVPLIGFSGSPWTLACYMIEGGGSKDFGRIKAMAYSEPALLHQLLSVVTDAVIAYLGAQRAAGAQALQVFDTWGGVLSPALYREFSLKYLQRIASELKRGEGAERTPLILFGKGNGPYIDQLAACGAEALGVDWTVSLEDAAWRSKGKVALQGNLDPATLYASPDAIRTQVREVLDSYMHGNGGSRDGHVFNLGHGMSPDMDPEHVAVLVEEVHAYSRR, from the coding sequence ATGACTCCCAAGAACGACCGCTTCCTGCGCGCGCTGCGCCGCGAACCCGTGGACTGCACGCCGGTCTGGCTGATGCGCCAGGCCGGGCGCTACCTGCCGGAATACCGCGCCACCCGCAAAGAGGCGGGCAGCTTCCTGGCCATGGCCAAGAACCCGGAGATCGCCTGCGAAGTGACGCTGCAGCCGTTGCGCCGCTTCCCGCTGGACGCCGCGATCCTGTTCTCCGACATCCTCACCGTGCCGGACGCGATGGGCCTGGGGCTGTATTTCGTCGAAGGCGAAGGCCCCAAGTTCGAACGCCCGGTGCGCGATGCCGCCGCCGTCGCCAAGCTCGCGGTGCCGGACATGGAAACCGAGCTGCGCTACGTGATGGATGCGGTGCGCACCATCCGCCGCGAGCTGGACGACGCGGTGCCGCTGATCGGCTTTTCCGGCAGCCCGTGGACGCTGGCCTGCTACATGATCGAAGGCGGCGGCAGCAAGGACTTCGGCCGCATCAAGGCGATGGCCTACAGCGAACCGGCGTTGCTGCACCAGCTGCTGTCGGTGGTGACCGATGCGGTCATCGCCTACCTCGGCGCGCAGCGCGCGGCCGGCGCGCAGGCCCTGCAGGTGTTCGACACCTGGGGCGGCGTGCTGTCGCCGGCGCTGTACCGCGAGTTCTCGCTCAAGTACCTGCAGCGCATCGCCAGCGAGCTCAAGCGCGGCGAAGGCGCCGAACGCACGCCGCTGATCCTGTTCGGCAAGGGCAACGGCCCCTACATCGACCAGCTCGCCGCCTGTGGCGCCGAAGCGCTGGGCGTGGACTGGACGGTGTCGCTGGAAGACGCCGCCTGGCGCAGCAAGGGCAAGGTGGCGCTGCAGGGCAACCTGGACCCGGCCACGCTCTACGCCAGCCCGGACGCGATCCGCACCCAGGTCCGCGAAGTGCTGGACAGCTACATGCACGGCAACGGCGGCTCGCGCGACGGCCACGTCTTCAACCTGGGCCACGGCATGTCGCCGGACATGGACCCGGAACACGTCGCCGTGCTGGTGGAAGAAGTCCACGCCTACAGCCGGCGCTGA
- a CDS encoding WGR domain-containing protein, with product MRLLLQQRPDGREAPRFVQLTLQADLFGGWVLLRETGQTGSRSTLRREQYADQPSALAALEKARDAQLKKGFQLMFAQGADTPR from the coding sequence ATGCGACTGCTGCTGCAACAACGGCCCGATGGCCGCGAGGCGCCCCGCTTCGTCCAACTCACCCTGCAGGCCGACCTGTTCGGCGGCTGGGTACTGCTGCGCGAAACCGGGCAGACCGGCAGCCGCAGCACGCTTCGCCGCGAACAGTACGCCGACCAGCCCAGCGCCCTCGCCGCGCTGGAAAAGGCGCGCGACGCGCAACTGAAGAAAGGCTTCCAACTGATGTTCGCGCAGGGCGCGGACACCCCACGCTGA
- the aroB gene encoding 3-dehydroquinate synthase, whose protein sequence is MTATVVVDVDGGAPYRIDIGAGLLGDGARLTGRWRGRHALIVSDAHVAPHYAEALAATLRDARPGARIATHVIEAGEASKTLANFSGVIDALATHGATRDACVYALGGGVVGDLAGFAAACWMRGIDCVQLPTSLLAMVDSSVGGKTAVDIPAGKNLVGAFHPPRAVLIDTATLATLPPRELRAGLAEVVKYGAIFDAAFLDWLEANADALLALDDAAIAYAIAASCRHKAAVVERDPFEHGERALLNFGHTFGHAIEAEQGFGGLVHGEAVAVGMVLAARLSARLGLAAEVDAMRLSRLLERFGLPVALPAGLDADALLARMQLDKKADARGLRLVLWDGIGRARIVAGVAAADIRAVLG, encoded by the coding sequence ATGACTGCCACGGTGGTGGTCGATGTCGACGGCGGCGCGCCCTACCGCATCGACATCGGCGCGGGACTGCTGGGCGATGGCGCCCGCCTGACCGGACGCTGGCGCGGCCGCCACGCGTTGATCGTGAGCGATGCCCACGTGGCCCCGCATTACGCCGAAGCGCTGGCCGCCACCCTGCGCGATGCCCGCCCCGGAGCCCGCATCGCCACCCACGTCATCGAAGCCGGCGAAGCATCGAAGACGCTGGCGAACTTCAGCGGCGTCATCGACGCCCTGGCCACGCACGGTGCCACCCGCGACGCCTGCGTGTACGCGCTCGGCGGCGGCGTGGTCGGCGACCTGGCCGGATTCGCCGCGGCCTGCTGGATGCGCGGCATCGACTGCGTGCAGCTGCCCACTTCGTTGCTGGCGATGGTCGATTCCTCGGTCGGCGGCAAGACCGCGGTGGACATTCCGGCCGGCAAGAACCTGGTCGGCGCCTTCCACCCGCCGCGCGCGGTGCTGATCGACACCGCCACGCTCGCCACCCTGCCGCCGCGCGAACTGCGGGCGGGGCTGGCCGAAGTGGTGAAGTACGGCGCGATCTTCGACGCCGCCTTCCTCGACTGGCTGGAGGCGAATGCCGACGCGCTGCTGGCGCTCGACGATGCCGCCATCGCCTACGCCATCGCCGCCAGCTGCCGGCACAAGGCGGCGGTGGTTGAACGCGATCCCTTCGAGCATGGCGAACGCGCGCTGCTGAACTTCGGCCACACCTTCGGCCACGCCATCGAAGCCGAACAGGGTTTCGGCGGGCTGGTGCATGGCGAGGCGGTCGCGGTGGGGATGGTGCTGGCGGCGCGGTTGTCGGCGCGGCTCGGACTGGCCGCCGAGGTGGATGCGATGCGGCTTTCCAGATTGCTCGAACGCTTCGGCCTGCCGGTCGCCCTACCCGCCGGGCTCGACGCCGACGCCCTGCTCGCGCGCATGCAGCTGGACAAGAAGGCCGATGCCCGCGGCCTGCGGCTGGTGCTGTGGGACGGCATCGGGCGGGCGCGGATCGTCGCCGGGGTGGCCGCGGCGGACATCCGCGCCGTGCTGGGCTGA
- a CDS encoding shikimate kinase, translating to MKTAANLVLVGPMGAGKSSIGKRLAHALALEFVDADRVLEARTGASVADIFACEGEAGFRRRESALLAELLSGHDQLIATGGGVVLAPANRALLAREAWVVHLDVGVDEQLRRLSRDRTRPLLQRPDREAVLTAMAAERAPFYAEVADLRLSTDGCTPEQACRVLLPRIREAWRGEAA from the coding sequence ATGAAAACCGCCGCCAACCTGGTGCTGGTCGGGCCGATGGGCGCCGGCAAATCGTCGATCGGCAAGCGCCTCGCCCACGCGCTGGCGCTGGAATTCGTCGATGCCGACCGCGTGCTGGAAGCCCGCACCGGCGCGAGCGTGGCCGACATCTTTGCCTGCGAGGGCGAGGCCGGTTTCCGGCGGCGCGAATCCGCCCTGCTCGCCGAGCTGCTGTCCGGCCACGACCAGTTGATCGCCACCGGCGGCGGCGTGGTGCTGGCACCGGCCAACCGTGCCCTGCTCGCCCGCGAAGCCTGGGTGGTGCATCTGGATGTCGGCGTGGACGAGCAGCTGCGCCGGCTCTCGCGCGACCGCACCCGACCGTTGCTGCAACGCCCCGACCGCGAGGCCGTGCTGACCGCGATGGCCGCCGAACGCGCGCCGTTCTATGCCGAAGTCGCCGACCTGCGCCTGTCCACCGACGGCTGCACGCCGGAGCAGGCCTGCCGCGTGCTGCTGCCGCGCATCCGCGAAGCCTGGCGCGGGGAAGCCGCATGA
- a CDS encoding dodecin family protein, whose amino-acid sequence MTVAKVIEVNAASPTSMEDAVKRGLSKTAETVKGIQGAWVNEIKVVTNGDGSVREWRVNLKITFLVE is encoded by the coding sequence ATGACTGTCGCCAAGGTCATCGAAGTCAATGCCGCATCGCCCACCAGCATGGAAGACGCGGTCAAGCGCGGGCTGTCCAAGACCGCCGAAACGGTGAAGGGCATCCAGGGCGCGTGGGTCAACGAGATCAAGGTCGTCACCAATGGCGACGGCAGCGTCAGGGAATGGCGCGTCAACCTCAAGATCACCTTCCTGGTCGAGTAG
- the pdxH gene encoding pyridoxamine 5'-phosphate oxidase: MDTDPLLQEALAHFARWFEQAKGCEADATGMTLATADARGRPAARIVLLKEVDARGFVFYSHTDGRKGAELAANPNAALLFWWPHVGEAGVEVRIEGSVEAVGDDEADAYFASRPRLSQIGAWASEQSRTLDARETFEHRIESFEREFEGQPVPRPNDWSGTRVVPRAIEFWQGAKFRLHERWLYERDEAGGWAKRMLYP, translated from the coding sequence ATGGATACCGACCCGTTGCTGCAGGAAGCTCTCGCCCATTTCGCCCGCTGGTTCGAACAGGCGAAGGGCTGCGAGGCCGACGCCACCGGCATGACGCTGGCCACCGCCGACGCGCGTGGCCGGCCCGCTGCCCGCATCGTGTTGTTGAAGGAGGTCGATGCGCGCGGCTTCGTGTTCTACAGCCATACCGACGGCCGCAAGGGCGCGGAACTGGCCGCCAACCCGAACGCCGCGCTGCTGTTCTGGTGGCCGCACGTCGGCGAGGCGGGCGTGGAAGTGCGCATCGAAGGCAGTGTCGAAGCGGTGGGCGATGACGAAGCCGATGCCTATTTCGCCAGCCGGCCGCGCCTGAGCCAGATCGGCGCGTGGGCGTCCGAGCAGTCGCGCACGCTGGATGCGCGCGAGACCTTCGAGCACCGCATCGAATCCTTCGAGCGCGAGTTCGAAGGCCAACCGGTGCCGCGCCCGAACGACTGGTCCGGCACCCGCGTGGTGCCGCGCGCCATCGAGTTCTGGCAGGGCGCCAAATTCCGCCTGCACGAACGCTGGCTCTACGAGCGCGACGAGGCCGGCGGCTGGGCCAAGCGCATGCTCTATCCCTGA
- a CDS encoding cobalamin-binding protein, protein MSGPRRIVCLTEEPTETLYALGEQDRIVGISGFTVRPARARKEKPKVSAFTSAKIDEILKLQPDFVVGFSDIQADIAAELVRRGVEVWIANHRGVGEIIDYVRRLGALVGVAGKADAFADELQRGLDAIAAASARLPARPRVYFEEWDEPPITGIRWVSELIAIAGGDDIFPDRAAEPLAKGRILEDSSEVIRRAPDIIIGSWCGKKFRPDKVAARPGWEAIPAVRDGELHEVKSPLILQPGPAALTDGVRELARIIHAWSARQAQARVSKAGE, encoded by the coding sequence GTGAGTGGCCCGCGCCGCATCGTCTGCCTGACCGAGGAGCCGACCGAAACGCTCTACGCGCTCGGCGAGCAGGACCGCATCGTCGGCATTTCCGGTTTCACCGTGCGGCCGGCGCGGGCACGCAAGGAGAAGCCGAAGGTCAGCGCCTTCACTTCGGCCAAGATCGACGAGATCCTCAAGCTGCAGCCGGATTTCGTGGTCGGCTTTTCCGATATCCAGGCCGATATCGCCGCCGAACTGGTGCGGCGCGGGGTGGAGGTGTGGATCGCCAACCATCGCGGCGTCGGCGAGATCATCGACTACGTGCGCCGGCTCGGTGCGCTGGTCGGCGTCGCCGGCAAGGCCGATGCATTCGCCGATGAACTGCAGCGCGGGCTGGACGCCATCGCCGCCGCATCCGCGCGGTTGCCGGCGCGGCCCAGGGTGTATTTCGAAGAGTGGGACGAGCCGCCGATCACCGGCATCCGCTGGGTGAGCGAGTTGATCGCCATCGCCGGTGGCGACGACATCTTCCCCGATCGCGCCGCCGAGCCGCTGGCGAAGGGCCGGATCCTCGAAGATTCAAGCGAAGTCATCCGCCGTGCGCCCGACATCATCATCGGCAGCTGGTGCGGCAAGAAGTTCCGGCCCGACAAGGTGGCCGCGCGGCCCGGCTGGGAAGCGATCCCGGCGGTGCGTGACGGCGAGCTGCATGAGGTCAAATCCCCGCTGATCCTGCAGCCCGGCCCCGCCGCGTTGACCGATGGCGTGCGTGAACTGGCACGCATCATCCACGCATGGTCGGCGCGCCAGGCTCAGGCCCGGGTGTCGAAGGCGGGCGAGTAG
- a CDS encoding GNAT family N-acetyltransferase produces MAPASAIVLRDEAPGDADTIAAVTEAAFRHAEHRSGTEALIVAALRGRGELTVSKVALLDGRIVGHAAASPVTVDGHDLGWFGLGPVSVLPDRQRSGIGVRLVEAVLNQLRNNNAGGCVVLGDPAYYARFGFQPDARLRLPGVPAEYFQSLVFAGEMPTGDIAYSPAFDTRA; encoded by the coding sequence ATCGCGCCCGCATCGGCCATCGTCCTGCGCGACGAGGCGCCGGGCGATGCGGACACCATCGCCGCCGTCACCGAAGCCGCCTTCCGCCACGCCGAACACCGCAGCGGCACCGAGGCATTGATCGTCGCTGCGCTGCGCGGACGCGGCGAATTGACCGTATCGAAGGTGGCGCTGCTCGATGGCCGCATCGTCGGGCATGCCGCCGCCTCGCCGGTCACGGTCGATGGCCACGATCTGGGCTGGTTCGGGCTGGGGCCGGTGTCGGTGCTGCCGGACCGCCAGCGTTCGGGAATCGGCGTGCGGCTGGTCGAAGCCGTACTCAACCAGCTTCGCAACAACAACGCCGGCGGCTGCGTGGTGCTGGGCGACCCGGCCTACTACGCCCGCTTCGGCTTCCAGCCGGATGCGCGGCTGCGCCTGCCCGGCGTGCCCGCCGAATACTTCCAGTCACTTGTTTTCGCCGGCGAAATGCCGACGGGCGACATCGCCTACTCGCCCGCCTTCGACACCCGGGCCTGA
- a CDS encoding DUF4426 domain-containing protein produces MTLRPFAIAALLSLALPLAGCNRAPAPVPAVAPTESAPGNAATATLDGITLEARLVNTATLGAAMARQYGILQADDRWLLLITLRDAEGNAVPADAVKLDARAGGMTDAPAPVALKPITVNGLTDLVGSVQAKAPTTLRIEIDAARGGSTAQMRFSRDLPAL; encoded by the coding sequence ATGACGCTTCGCCCCTTCGCAATCGCCGCCCTGTTGTCGCTCGCGCTGCCGCTGGCCGGCTGCAACCGCGCGCCCGCGCCGGTGCCGGCCGTGGCGCCCACCGAATCCGCGCCGGGCAACGCGGCGACCGCCACGCTGGACGGCATCACCCTGGAAGCGCGGCTGGTCAACACCGCCACGCTCGGCGCCGCGATGGCGCGGCAGTACGGCATCCTGCAGGCCGACGACCGCTGGCTGCTGCTGATCACCCTGCGCGATGCCGAAGGCAATGCCGTGCCGGCCGATGCGGTCAAGCTGGACGCCCGCGCCGGCGGCATGACCGACGCGCCGGCGCCGGTCGCGTTGAAGCCGATCACCGTCAATGGCCTGACCGACCTCGTCGGCAGCGTGCAGGCGAAGGCGCCGACGACGCTGCGCATCGAGATCGACGCGGCGCGCGGCGGCTCGACCGCGCAGATGCGCTTCAGCCGCGACCTGCCGGCGCTGTGA
- the proC gene encoding pyrroline-5-carboxylate reductase, with product MTDATPSLPAIAFIGGGNMARSLIGGVVKAGGDVASIRVAEPVDALRDALHADFNVQVFDDAAPAATGAEVWVLAVKPQVLREVCEALAGLAQAQRPLVVSIAAGITSAQIARWLGGGIAVVRAMPNTPALLGAGVTGLYANAAVDAGGRDIARTLLESAGETVWIDDEALMDAVTAVSGSGPAYVFLLAETMVDAGIAEGLAPDAARTLALQTILGAARMLTADDTPAAELRRRVTSPNGTTQAAIESFERDGFRDIVARAVQAARVRGVELSAANDEA from the coding sequence ATGACCGACGCCACGCCTTCGCTTCCCGCCATCGCCTTCATCGGCGGCGGCAACATGGCGCGCAGCCTGATCGGCGGCGTGGTGAAGGCGGGCGGCGATGTCGCTTCGATCCGCGTCGCGGAGCCGGTGGACGCGCTGCGCGACGCGCTGCACGCCGACTTCAACGTGCAGGTGTTCGACGATGCCGCACCGGCCGCCACGGGTGCCGAAGTCTGGGTGCTCGCGGTCAAGCCGCAGGTATTGCGCGAAGTCTGCGAAGCGCTGGCCGGGCTGGCGCAGGCGCAACGCCCGCTGGTGGTGTCGATCGCCGCCGGCATCACCTCGGCGCAGATCGCGCGCTGGCTGGGCGGCGGCATCGCCGTGGTCCGCGCCATGCCCAACACGCCGGCCCTGCTCGGCGCGGGCGTCACCGGGCTGTACGCCAACGCCGCCGTGGACGCGGGCGGCCGCGACATCGCCCGGACCCTGCTTGAGAGTGCCGGCGAGACCGTGTGGATCGACGACGAGGCGCTGATGGACGCGGTCACCGCGGTCTCCGGCAGCGGCCCGGCCTACGTGTTCCTGCTGGCCGAGACGATGGTCGATGCCGGCATCGCCGAAGGCCTGGCGCCGGACGCCGCACGCACGCTGGCGCTGCAGACGATCCTGGGCGCGGCACGCATGCTGACCGCCGACGACACCCCGGCCGCCGAACTGCGCCGTCGGGTGACCTCGCCCAACGGCACCACGCAGGCGGCCATCGAAAGTTTCGAACGCGACGGCTTCCGCGACATCGTCGCCCGCGCCGTGCAGGCCGCCCGCGTGCGCGGCGTCGAACTCTCCGCCGCCAACGACGAGGCATGA
- a CDS encoding YggS family pyridoxal phosphate-dependent enzyme — protein MPRLLAVSKMRTSAEIRALHDAGQTAFGENYVQEALGKMRELDGIGIEWHLIGHLQSNKAREVAEHFDWVQSVDSPKLVEALARHRPASMPPLNLLVQVNVDDEASKHGCTPDEAAALCAAIAAQPGLALRGLMAIPAPATDEARARAAFHAMRVLFDRLRGDFPQMDTLSMGMSDDAALAIAEGSTMVRIGTALFGARPPKTADGLS, from the coding sequence ATGCCGCGTCTGCTGGCCGTCAGCAAGATGCGTACCAGCGCCGAGATCCGCGCCCTGCACGATGCCGGCCAGACCGCCTTCGGCGAGAACTACGTGCAGGAAGCACTGGGCAAGATGCGCGAACTCGACGGCATCGGCATCGAATGGCACCTGATCGGCCACCTGCAATCGAACAAGGCGCGCGAGGTCGCGGAACACTTCGACTGGGTGCAGTCGGTGGATAGCCCGAAGCTGGTCGAGGCGCTGGCCCGCCACCGCCCTGCATCCATGCCGCCGCTCAACCTGCTGGTGCAGGTGAATGTGGATGACGAAGCCAGCAAGCACGGCTGCACGCCCGACGAGGCCGCCGCGCTCTGTGCCGCCATCGCCGCGCAGCCCGGCCTCGCGCTGCGCGGCCTGATGGCGATTCCCGCGCCGGCCACCGACGAAGCCCGCGCCCGCGCCGCCTTCCATGCGATGCGCGTCCTTTTCGACCGTCTGCGCGGCGACTTCCCGCAGATGGACACGCTGTCGATGGGCATGAGCGACGACGCCGCGCTGGCCATCGCCGAAGGCAGCACGATGGTCCGCATCGGCACCGCGCTGTTCGGTGCGCGTCCGCCGAAAACGGCCGACGGTCTATCCTGA